In Kordiimonas pumila, a single genomic region encodes these proteins:
- a CDS encoding flagellar assembly protein FliX, with the protein MKITGSGPVQSKTLKKTSSSKGSSGSVFSSQVSGSSDSTPAQSVRGTSGIASVDALLALQGVTDSTDGRSKGLARAEEMLSLLDDIRKGILLGAISMPNLRNLADMARNQKSKTGDDRLNEILADIELRAEVELAKYGE; encoded by the coding sequence ATGAAAATTACAGGTTCAGGTCCAGTTCAGTCAAAAACGCTCAAGAAGACATCTTCATCTAAGGGGTCTTCTGGTAGTGTTTTTAGTAGTCAGGTGTCGGGTTCGTCTGACTCCACTCCAGCTCAATCTGTCAGGGGGACCTCTGGTATTGCTTCTGTGGATGCGCTTCTTGCATTGCAGGGAGTGACAGATAGTACTGATGGGCGTTCAAAAGGGCTTGCCCGGGCAGAAGAAATGCTGAGCTTGCTTGATGATATTCGAAAAGGGATTCTTCTAGGGGCTATTTCTATGCCTAACCTTAGGAACCTTGCAGACATGGCTCGGAATCAAAAATCTAAAACCGGCGATGACCGATTGAACGAAATTTTAGCTGATATAGAGCTTAGAGCCGAAGTTGAGCTTGCTAAGTACGGTGAATAA